In the Colletotrichum lupini chromosome 4, complete sequence genome, TTTTCCACCGACCGTGCTGCCATCGTGGCCAAGCTCGTGGTGATGTTCGCTCGGCTCAACGACTGCCTTCTTCTTGGCCTTTCTGCGACGCCACCAGAAGAAGAAGCCAGCACCTAGGAGCGCGATGGCCCCGAGGGAAACACCCACACCGATGCCGGCGGCAGCGCCCGACGACAGACCTCCTGAGGACGACCCTGCTCCCGCGGTGGAGCTTGCGGTGGCGGATCCGCTGGTAGCTGTAGGAGTGACGGCGCCCGATTCTGTTCCGGTTGCTGTGGCTGTTGCTGAACCAGTGCTAACGGGCGTAGTCTGAGCTTGTAGGTTAGCCTAGAAGTCCATAACTTCGTTGACAGTAACGAGAGACTTACGCCTGCTGAATAGATGGTGGAGTAGGCACCATCGTTGACAGCTTTTGAACTTGTCATAATCCAGTGCTGAGCAGGTTGACGAGCCGACACATTATCGGAGCCCTCAATTTCGCTCGACATGAAGAGATTGGATCCTGGGTGAACATCGAGCACATAGCCTGTGCCATTTGCAACATTGGTGAACTTGTATGTGCCCGGTTCGCTTGCCCATTCAGTAACGTCCCATTGCTGAGTCTCATCCGACTCCGTTTTTCTCAAGCACCCTCTTGTGCCACTAGGATGCACCTCCGCCGAGCTCCAGCACACGGAAAGCTGTTGGCTCACGCCGGCCGAGCTCAGTCTCATGAGATACCGGCCGGTGTGGTTTGGCACTGGCTGAAATTGCCACACCGCATCTGTCTTGCCGAAGACCCTGAGGCCATTGTTGGTATCTTGCAGGTTGTTGTTGAGTGGTGTTGAGACGTTCGCTACACGCCCCTCTGAGATGGCGTACCAAACGTTCGAGTCCAGCGTCACGGCCGACATTGTCGCTGTCTCGTTCTCGACTCTGTAAGCAAATGCTACAGTGACTCGATTGTCGTTGTCGACTGGCTGTTGCTCTATCCGCGTGTATGCAGTGTTCGCAAGACGGCGAGTGAGGCTCCCAACGTCAAAGTCAACCAATATTCGAACGATCACTCATCAAGAAATAAAAACCCAAGAGACAAAAGATGAAAGGGAGAAAGAGGATTCAAAAGGGCAGAAATGCATACAGACATGCAGGGGGCCCCGGACGAGGTGCCGACCCCATTATTAAAAGGCATCAGCATTTGAGGCAGCAGGGGGTCAGATTGACTACACCATCTCAGGCGGAGAGGAGCGGGAGAGAAACGCCAGTCAACGGGTGGACTGGGGATTGGCTTATTTGACACTCCGCCCCTTGACGCCACGAACCAATTCATGAAGGA is a window encoding:
- a CDS encoding transmembrane alpha-helix domain-containing protein, with translation MSAVTLDSNVWYAISEGRVANVSTPLNNNLQDTNNGLRVFGKTDAVWQFQPVPNHTGRYLMRLSSAGVSQQLSVCWSSAEVHPSGTRGCLRKTESDETQQWDVTEWASEPGTYKFTNVANGTGYVLDVHPGSNLFMSSEIEGSDNVSARQPAQHWIMTSSKAVNDGAYSTIYSAGTTPVSTGSATATATGTESGAVTPTATSGSATASSTAGAGSSSGGLSSGAAAGIGVGVSLGAIALLGAGFFFWWRRRKAKKKAVVEPSEHHHELGHDGSTVGGKHSPGTINASTLSSPSPANDYYGGQESKVLGHTQPHSYAAEANANPIYEAPTEARYELDSGHHTSPTGPAQLPDDQGRR